Proteins encoded together in one Luteimonas fraxinea window:
- a CDS encoding Ku protein: MARPIWSGSLSFGLLNIPVSLMSGERRTDLSFRMLDSRDKKPIRFERVNADTGEEVPWKDIVKAFEYDKGSYVVIEKEDIASAAPESHESVDVEAFVDAGSIGTRFYEKPYILVPGKKAEKGYVLLRETLKKTGKIGIARVVIRTREYLCAVMPEDDALVLMLLRYPQELVDPADYKLPTGSASSYRIADKEVQMATQLIDSMAADWAPDAYHDEFRERLSDIIKKRIKAKGVKTKVVDAPAHHEDAATNVVDFVALLQKSLKDNTRTPAGSSDKVPVKKSATKKAAKKTTKKAAKTPATKAAKKTTRKAS, from the coding sequence GCTCAACATCCCGGTCTCGCTGATGTCGGGCGAGCGCCGGACCGATCTCAGCTTCCGCATGCTCGACTCGCGCGACAAGAAGCCGATCCGGTTCGAGCGCGTCAACGCCGACACTGGCGAGGAAGTGCCGTGGAAGGACATCGTCAAGGCCTTCGAGTACGACAAGGGCAGCTATGTCGTCATCGAGAAGGAAGACATCGCCTCGGCCGCGCCGGAATCGCACGAATCCGTCGACGTGGAAGCTTTCGTCGATGCCGGCAGCATCGGCACGCGGTTCTACGAGAAGCCCTACATCCTGGTACCCGGCAAGAAGGCCGAGAAAGGCTACGTGCTGTTGCGCGAGACGCTGAAGAAGACCGGCAAGATCGGCATCGCCCGCGTCGTGATCCGCACCCGGGAATATCTGTGCGCGGTGATGCCCGAGGACGACGCCCTGGTGCTGATGCTGCTGCGCTATCCGCAGGAACTCGTGGATCCCGCCGACTACAAGCTGCCGACCGGCAGTGCGTCGAGCTATCGCATCGCCGACAAGGAAGTGCAGATGGCGACGCAGCTGATCGATTCGATGGCCGCCGACTGGGCGCCGGACGCTTATCACGACGAATTCCGCGAACGCCTGTCGGACATCATCAAGAAGCGCATCAAGGCCAAGGGCGTGAAGACCAAGGTCGTCGACGCGCCAGCCCATCACGAGGATGCGGCGACCAACGTCGTCGACTTCGTCGCGCTGCTGCAGAAGAGCCTCAAGGACAACACGCGCACGCCCGCCGGAAGCAGCGACAAGGTGCCGGTGAAAAAGTCCGCCACGAAGAAGGCCGCGAAGAAGACGACGAAGAAAGCCGCCAAGACGCCTGCGACCAAGGCAGCAAAGAAGACCACGCGCAAGGCGTCCTGA